In Clarias gariepinus isolate MV-2021 ecotype Netherlands chromosome 9, CGAR_prim_01v2, whole genome shotgun sequence, a single window of DNA contains:
- the LOC128530637 gene encoding hemicentin-1-like has translation MTQAESGVCVDVDECKDGSHMCRYSQTCQNTLGGYVCVCPRGYRSQGVGKPCVDVDKCTQSPSPCGYQCRNVPGSFRCLCPPGTVLLVDGRSCAGLERGNVFSNRTWVRAGLQPQLVSTRGQTLTLLQNTQQGAPWSNLHTCPPGYISKAGSCVDIDECVIRKPCQHKCQNSVGSFQCFCPSGYQLMSNGQTCRDIDECLEHSVQCGPNQMCFNTRGSYQCLDTPCPGSYHRGGPGLCYKPCSHGCAAGSSLLLQYKLITLPLGIPAQHNVIQLSAFSESSVLQERTLFTILEQNGEITEQLFGIKDEAGRGIIFTTRPLNQSGLVKLKVQATTLNQQGQITYQSLFIIYISISAYPF, from the exons ATGACTCAGGCTgagagcggtgtgtgtgtgg ATGTAGACGAGTGTAAAGACGGCAGTCACATGTGTCGCTACAGCCAAACCTGCCAAAACACACTcggtggatatgtgtgtgtgtgtccaagagGCTACCGCTCTCAGGGTGTGGGCAAACCGTGTGTAG ATGTTGATAAGTGTACACAGTCTCCAAGTCCGTGTGGGTATCAGTGCCGAAACGTACCTGGTAGTTTCCGGTGTTTGTGTCCCCCGGGGACTGTCCTGCTGGTGGACGGCCGCTCGTGTGCTGGACTCGAGAGAGGAAATGTGTTTAGTAATCGAACTTGGGTTCGAGCGGGACTTCAGCCCCAGTTGGTGTCCACAAGAGGTCAAACACTAACACTGCTACAGAACACACAGCAGGGGGCACCGTGGAGCAACTTACACACCTGCCCTCCAGGTTATATAAGCAAAGCCGGTAGCTGTGTGG ACATTGATGagtgtgtgatcagaaagccaTGCCAACACAAGTGTCAGAACTCAGTGGgaagttttcagtgtttttgcCCTTCAGGGTATCAGCTGATGTCCAACGGTCAAACATGCAGAG ATATTGATGAATGCCTTGAGCACAGTGTGCAGTGTGGACCAAACCAAATGTGCTTTAACACGAGGGGGAGTTATCAGTGTTTGGACACTCCATGTCCTGGCAGCTATCACAGAGGAGGaccagg ACTGTGTTACAAGCCATGTTCTCATGGGTGTGCTGCAGGATCGTCTCTCCTCCTTCAGTATAAACTCATCACACTTCCTCTGGGAATTCCAGCTCAACACAACGTCATCCAACTGTCAGCATTTTCCGAGTCTAGTGTTCTTCAGGAGAGAACATTATTCACCATCCTCGAACAAAATGGAGAGATTACAGAACAGCTGTTTGGGATTAAAGACGAGGCTGGAAGAGGAATCATCTTCACCACTCGCCCTTTAAATCAGTCTGGTCTAGTGAAGCTGAAGGTCCAAGCAACCACACTCAACCAGCAAGGACAAATCACCTACCAGAGTTTATTCATTATCTACATCTCAATTTCTGCTTATCCATTCTGA